cagagaaaccctgtctcgaaaaacaaaacaacaacagaaaacatactgagccatctctccagctcctgattggttgatttttgagacaaggtttctctgtgtagccctggctgtcctggaacttgttctgtagaccaggctggtgtctaactcagagatctgcctgcctttgcctcctgagtgctggggtatgtgccaccactgcccagctccagtaGAGGACTCTGAAATGGAGATTCTTAGGACAGTCTGAATAAACGATGCCAGCGTCCTGACACTTCAGCCTACACATACCGGACTTAAAGGACATCTGCTTTAAATGTCCGGTGTGGGCTGAGGGGTGAGTGTTCTAGACTCATCCAGCTGACTCAGGAGTTTGTGGGTTAGAGGTGAGGGAGGGCATATGGCTCGTTCAGCAAACAGGAAGTTGTAAACTGGAGTAGACTAAGATAGAAAGGTAGAGTGGGACCTGTTTACACACCAGTAAATCTTAGCTGGtagaaaccaaaatgaaaataatatctaGACACAGATCCAGACGCCGCAAAGCACATCACAGGCAAGGATCGATAGGTCTTGATGTTTAGTTTTAGTTATAGGTATGCATCAATCAAACTTGATTTTAAGGAttcaaaagctatttttttttttaaagatttatttattatatgtaagtacactgtagctgccttcagatactccagaagagggagtcagatcttgttaaggatggttgtgagccaccatgtggttgctgggatttgaactctgaacctttggaagagcagtcgggcgctcttacttgctgagccatctcaccagccctcaaaagctattttttgttttgattggtaCACTTCATCACCAAGACAATGCAGGGTCATAGATTTCCTTTGTAACAGCAAAGGATAACAACAATACACATTTCCatgcagggactggagagatggcttagactTAAATGTGGctgatcttctagaggaccagggttgggttcccagcatccacatgatgtcAGAATtatctgtaactgtagttccagtggatccaatgtcctctgctggcctccgtatgcatgtggtatacacatacatacatgtaggtaaagtGCCAACgcacataaattaaaaagcaacaacaacaacaacaaaaaccccatgATACAGACAAACAGCCGAAGCCTCTGCCGCATGTGTGAGTGCAGACAAATCAAAGCATGACACGGAGCAAAAGCCAGGTTTTGGATAGGGACCACTGGATGGTCCCGTTTATTCATAGAGAGTCTAGAGACATGTGAAACATACAGAGTAATAGGGCTTGCCTCAGGTTAACATACATATGCAGCAAAGCCTAAAAGGACACAtactggccgggtgtggtggcacacgcctttgatcccagcactggggaggcaaacgcaggaggatttctgagttcgaggccagcctgatccccCCCCAAAACAGATAGGAGCctatctgatgcaactcacagcagggtctttattcccTTTGAGCTAGCTCTGCTGCCCCCAAGGCACCACTGTCACGCAGGACAGTTTTGGTGGTGGTTGTACGCCCCAAATGTCTGTGGGGCAAggaggctttatagtaagcagcaagcagggaatacGTGTGCAAACATCTGattggaaagctactgtggcctttaacataattggctggtgctctCCTGTACAGTGGTGGTTGTTAGGCAGGGGTTGGATTTGTAACCTGGGgggcaggtttgttgggggaataacctggagatgcaGGTCTTTTTGGGGGGCATAACCcagagatgctggtcttgttggggtgtaacctggagatgctggtcttgttgggggtgtaacctggagatgctggtcttgttggggggtAACCTGGAGAtactggtcttgttggggggtAACCTgaagactggagctaggctcgggttttgttggggggcaacttggagactcatgctaggtaccagcctgtttacctgagtttacctgagttcaaacctagATCAGGTAGtctaaatttaaaagatttggcaTCTCATATGGACTttgagaggagaggtgtccaggGGGTGTTAGTAAGGCCAATATATCTTAATTCCTGAAAGTGTAACATGTTACTTTTGGTGTGTGTCTAAAATACTCCCtaattaaaacaagacaaaacttaGAAATGGGTGAtgttttagtcactgttctattgccgTGAGGAGGCCCCATGGCCAAGGCAgcagacagaaggaggaagaacttAATTGCAAGCTTGTTTACAGTGTCTGAGGgccagtctgttatcatcatggcaggaagcaggctgacaggcaggcaggtgtggtgctggagaaatatCTGAGCTCTTACATCTGAAACCCACCAACCGGTGATGGAGTAGGGTTGGGGGAGGATAGGGctagcttttgaaacctcaaaccccacaCATAGTCACGGTCTCCTCCACCAAacccacacctccttcaacaaggccacacctcctaatccttccctaaCAGTttcactaactggggaccaagcattcaaacctagGGGTTTATGGGAGATTATCACTGAAGGCACCAGAGGAacaatagtttttgtttgttcgtttgcttctctctctctctctctctctctctctctctctctctctctctctctctctctctctctctcttgtcaaGGGTCTCATTATATTGCCCAGACTGGCTTGGGacatttgatcctcctgcctcagcctctggggtgctagaattacaagtgtgtttgtgccaccatacccagtggAACCAGATAATTCCTCCAATATATCACATAGTACAGACTATTAATTCCACATGCTTCATAATTAATAGTGTTAGATGtcattaaaatgtaagtaaataaaattacattaaacaTGAAGTAATAGTAAAGAAGCATTAGCAAAGAAATTAGCTTAATTTACTGCCTTCTTATTAGGTACTTGCAGACATTTCCCTTCAGTCTGGTCAGTTGGCTGGATCACTTGCACCCCATTTGGGTGGGAGGACTCAATTTTAGCAGTTTCAAACTTTGTGCTTCTCGGAACACTTAAGGTCAGAAACATCTGAAGATCGTATTTAAAATGCGGCTCCTGTCCCCACTGGGGACCAGGGGTCAAGAATGTGCCCTCTTGGTGAGCACCCTGTGAATGTCAGGCCCTGCTGCTGCCGAGCTTGTCTCAAGCTTTCTCACAGTTGGGGATACAGATAAGCTGAGCCCCCCCAGAGCATGTGTTCGGGGTTCCTCAGGCTGGATACGTTGGGGCAGCCCCACGTGACACCTGACTCCTCCATCTAATGTCCTATCCTTCCTGCCCCAGGATGCAGATGCCAGTGGAAGATTCTGAGTACAGCTCGGATGACACGAGTATGTCCCTGATTCAGTCCACGCTGACGAACCCCATCAAGATGGCTGTGACCCAGCCCAATAGCAGCTTCTTTGCCGGCATCCTGGAGGGTGAGCTGAACAAGCTCAGTTTAGCATCAGTAgtcaagaacacagagaaggatAATCTGGCCATCTGCCCCCGTTCATCTAAGTCCCAAATAGCCACCAGGGGCCTATTGGACCTTGACAACCCTGCCCTGGACACAGACACCTCCTCAACACACTCTGAGTCTTCTGTGGTCCTGGATGTGCCGGAGGCTCCGTTCGTTTGTGAACACACTGTTGGCGATTCCACAGCTGTGGTATGTTTTTCTCTGGGCAAAGGCTTACGGTGTAGACACCGAACTGAGTAAGCTCTGTGGGGGGTGTGAAAGAATCGCCCCTGTGTTCTGACCTCTAGTTCATGGTTTAGGAAGGGCGGCAGGAGGGCGTGCATCTTTGGAGCCTCAGTGCGAGATGAAATGGGCTTCATTGCTTCCCTGTTCAATGCAGAAGAGAGTCCGATGACGGGTCATGTTTGTCAGGAATTCAGAGAGAAAGGTTACTTTCAGTTGATGTTATGCTGGAACTGGGAAGTGTCGAAGTGAACAGCCTCAGTGTGTTCCAAGGGCTTCTGGCAGGAATGTTCCTACAGGCCACCTTAGTAACACCTAGACTCCATCCCTAGAGGGTTTGAGGGAGGCCTGACAATATGCATTGCTTACATAGTCCCAGGTAATGGAAGTGCTGTTGCAACTATTGGAGGTGCTGAGTCAGATTTCTAGTCAGCTTCCCACAGGTAGTTTTCAGCTCACTCTGTCCCAGTGCTGCATGTAGGTACACTTCCCTCTAGACCTGAGCGAGCTACAATAGGAAAAGGAATGGAGGGGCCATTGTGATGCCTCCCACCCACACCTCCACATACACCATGGGCCAGGCTAGACCTGAAGAAgcctgggttctctctctctctctNNNNNNNNNNNNNNNNNNNNNNNNNNNNNNNNNNNNNNNNNNNNNNNNNNNNNNNNNNNNNNNNNNNNNNNNNNNNNNNNNNNNNNNNNNNNNNNNNNNNNNNNNNNNNNNNNNNNNNNNNNNNNNNNNNNNNNNNNNNNNNNNNNNNNNNNNNNNNNNNNNNNNNNNNNNNNNNNNNNNNNNNNNNNNNNNNNNNNNNNNNNNNNNNNNNNNNNNNNNNNNNNNNNNNNNNNNNNNNNNctcccgagtgctgggatcaaaggcgtgcgtcaccatgcccggctctctctTTGCTTAGATTTCCTGGACTTATGCTGCAGGCAAGCAGCAGGTCAGTTTCTACCAGGTGCTGCTGCAGGAGGCAACCAAACCAGGCGACAAGGAGATGTCCAAGGTCAAGAACCGCCCCTGGATCTTCAACAAGATCCTGGGTACCACTGTCAAGCTGATGGAGCTGAAGTCAAACACGAGTTACTGCCTTACCATCCGGGCCGCCAACACGGCAGGGGTAGGGAAGTGGTGTAAGCCCTATAAGGTGAGCCCTGGAAGCAGAAAGGCACAGGTCTAAGGAAGGAAGGCATAGAGATAGGCAGCTGAAGGTCAGAACCACGGGCCCAGATGGGTGAGAAAGTACAAGGGGTGGTGACCAGCAGGAATTCCCCCAAGCCTCATGTACTTGCTTGCTTTCATATGCCTCGGCCAACACACATTAATTCCAGACTGCTGTACCCTGAAAGGTTTATGGATTAAGCCTTTCAGGGGCCCATTAGAAATGCaaactggccaggcagtggtggtgcacacctttagtcccagcacttgggaggcagaggcaggcagatttctgagttcgaggccagcctggtctacagagtgagttccaggacagccagggctacacagagaagccctgtctcaaaggaaaaaaaaaaaatgcaaactggTAATTATATCATCACGTTCATTTCCCAAAGCCATGAGTTCTCATATTCCTTAATTCCAATAATTGTGAGTAGACCAAGGATTGGGAAGGGAAAATGGAAGAGACCATAGGGAACAGATCGTAGTTGTCAAAGGGTTAGGGTAGATGGAATCCCACAGTGACTGGCATGAGGCTAAGATCTCACTTGgcaagagagatgagagatggagatgagagatgagagagccAAGGCTAGCCCGGGAAGGCATCCTGaacatgtttgttttatttcagtttgcaaCAGTGTCTACTGACTTCAACAGCTTTCCTGAGACCAATCCCATCCAGGTCACCGTGCAGCGCAAACAACCTCATCGGAGAACCGTGTCCATGACAATGGAGGAGATGCGAAGACTGGAGGATCTGGAATACTTATATCCATATTAAGGGGTGTGGGTTGAGGCCATCCCTTGCCCACTGTCTGCCTTGGCTCTGGGTCCTCAGGAACCAGAACCATGAGATGTACTGTACTACCAAGCACCAAGCCAAAGAACCACTAGTTATCCACCAGCCTAGGGCCTGGGGCAGATGTATTGGAACCTCAACCCTGGGGTGGGGCCACGGATAGATAGGAGCCCCATTTACCTAGTGACATCTTGAGTGGGGCCAGGCTCAGTCACTGCCCAACAGCTGCTAGgcaccctccttcctccctgaccTGGGCTGGTTCCAGGCTCCCCATTAAAGAACTGAAGGCCCATACAGCACCCTGAAACTCTACTTCCTGTTGCCACAAGCCTCAGCTGGGCCAGAGCACAGGCCTCCTCAGAACGAGCAGTTCAGCAGGTAGAATAAGGACGGCAGGGTGACAGGCTGACACTTAAGACTAGATGCCGAATGTTCTGGCTGAACCCTAGCTTATGAGTCCTTCccttattccccccccccccttaggctTTTAAATGAGTTGGTTTAATTCAAAGTGGTACAGAATTGAGAGTACAATGAAGATGGAACAGTAGGCTCTAGTGGGATTCCTGACTGGGTTCACTTTAAATTCACAGCTGAGGTAGGAATTGCTGAACACTAGAGACAGCGAGCcattgcattatttattttattcatttttttttttttttacaaaagtttaTTACAATGTACAATGGGCTCCAGGATAACACTTCATTCTAGCTATTAGGTGGCAAAGATGTTATGACAGGGAATCCAGATGTTTAAATAGGAATGGAAGAGGAGGGTCACCATCACCCCAGATGTGAGGAACAGCTTACTTTTTGCCAGATTTCTTAATTCCACCTGTGGCCAGGGGGCCCTTCCCAGCGGCCTTGGATTTTAGTTCCTCGAgtttcttctgttcctccttttgtttctgcttgaAAGCCTTATCTTCCTCGTCCATCTCCTTGGCCTGCTTCTTGGGCTGTTTCAGGGGCTTCTTTTTGCCACCTTCCCGGCCCGACATGGCGCCTCCAGCCCTTTCACCAGACCCTGATCCTATGCCCGAGTCCTTCCCTTATGAAGTACAAGGTCTTTGTCTCCTGGGACTCAGGTAGCTACCTCATCCTAATGTAAGGCATTTTGGGCACGGGTGCAGGATCACTGTGACACACGTGTGCCTGGCACCAGGCAAATCTGATGGTTCCTGTACCTCTCATGCAGCCCCGTTCTGATGTGACAGGGGACAGGAGGCTGAATACTCAGCTTAGTGATGTGCAAAATGTACAAGCCCCTAATGGAGGCAGGAAGCATAAGCATCTATTACCAGGCAGACCCAGAAATCTCTCCACAGATGACTGGAGGCCGCGAACAGACAATGCTGAGCCCCAGCTAACTATACAGCAAGAGGAAACGACAGTAGGATCTTGCAGGGCAAAGGTCTCAGCCAAGGCCTGAAAGCCTGGGATACCCTTCATTCCTTCAAGGTCCTCTGAGAGCACAATCCCTCATGATACTGTGTCCACGTCACCTAGAGCTGTCCCACACAACTGCCACCCTGCTGGCCATCCTCTTCGATGGCCCTGGCCTTTCTTCCAGCACAGTGCTGGGGACCTGGCGGGAGAGACACTGGCAAGACTGTC
This sequence is a window from Mus pahari chromosome 14, PAHARI_EIJ_v1.1, whole genome shotgun sequence. Protein-coding genes within it:
- the Fndc8 gene encoding fibronectin type III domain-containing protein 8, which gives rise to MATVFCKVGGGEEAVPKKKEALNVINVIDQLPKPCPNPKFINRSMATKGLLLPSRRNLASYSEEENTDVMMQMPVEDSEYSSDDTSMSLIQSTLTNPIKMAVTQPNSSFFAGILEGELNKLSLASVVKNTEKDNLAICPRSSKSQIATRGLLDLDNPALDTDTSSTHSESSVVLDVPEAPFVCEHTVGDSTAVISWTYAAGKQQVSFYQVLLQEATKPGDKEMSKVKNRPWIFNKILGTTVKLMELKSNTSYCLTIRAANTAGVGKWCKPYKFATVSTDFNSFPETNPIQVTVQRKQPHRRTVSMTMEEMRRLEDLEYLYPY
- the LOC110332618 gene encoding translation machinery-associated protein 7, whose translation is MSGREGGKKKPLKQPKKQAKEMDEEDKAFKQKQKEEQKKLEELKSKAAGKGPLATGGIKKSGKK